From a single Candoia aspera isolate rCanAsp1 chromosome 2, rCanAsp1.hap2, whole genome shotgun sequence genomic region:
- the ARSI gene encoding arylsulfatase I yields MAVYALTGFSLVSLLSFGYLSWDWMKPGLVAEVSRDPAGKPRPPPAFSRPPHLVFILTDDQGYHDVGYHGSDIQTPTLDRLAAEGVKLENYYIQPICTPSRSQLITGRYQIHTGLQHSIIRPRQPNCLPLNQVTLPQKLQEAGYSTHMVGKWHLGFYRKECLPTRRGFDTFLGSLTGNVDYYTYDNCDGPGICGYDLHDGENVAWEQSGKYSTFLYAQRVRKILATHNPKEPLFIYIAFQAVHTPLQSPKEYIYRYRSMGNVARRKYAAMVTCMDEAVKNITWALKKYGYYDNSIIVFSTDNGGQTFSGGSNWPLRGRKGTYWEGGVRGIGFVHSPLIKRKRRTSRALIHITDWYPTLVTLAGGNVSEADGLDGYNVWPAISEGKESPRTEILHNIDPLYNHAKYGSLENGFGIWNTAVQASLRVGDWKLLTGDPGYSDWIPPQTLTNFPGSWWNLERLTDGMRQSVWLFNITADPYERYDLSEQHPNVVRALLVRLVNYNQTAIPVRYPAENPRAHPDFNGGAWGPWATEEEEGWEGGHGKLKNKKRKKKCKICKLRSFFRKLNTRLMSNRI; encoded by the exons ATGGCCGTCTATGCCCTCACTGGCTTCTCCCTGGTCAGCCTGCTGAGCTTCGGCTACTTGTCCTGGGACTGGATGAAGCCCGGTCTGGTGGCCGAGGTTTCGAGGGACCCGGCGGGGAAGCCTCGCCCCCCGCCTGCCTTCTCCAGGCCGCCTCACCTCGTCTTCATTCTAACGGACGACCAGGGTTATCACGACGTGGGCTACCACGGCTCGGACATCCAGACTCCGACGCTGGACAGGTTGGCTGCCGAAGGGGTTAAGTTGGAGAACTACTACATCCAGCCCATCTGCACTCCCTCCAGGAGCCAGCTTATCACCGGAAG GTACCAGATCCACACAGGCCTTCAGCACTCCATCATCCGTCCCCGGCAGCCCAACTGCTTGCCTCTGAACCAGGTCACTCTCCCACAGAAACTGCAGGAAGCCGGCTACTCTACCCACATGGTTGGCAAATGGCACTTAGGCTTTTATCGTAAAGAATGCCTGCCGACCCGCAGGGGCTTTGATACCTTCCTGGGCTCACTGACAGGAAACGTGGATTACTATACATACGACAACTGTGACGGGCCAGGAATATGTGGGTATGACCTTCACGATGGGGAAAATGTAGCCTGGGAACAAAGTGGCAAGTATTCCACCTTCCTTTATGCCCAGCGAGTCAGAAAAATTCTGGCAACCCACAACCCCAAGGAGCCTCTCTTTATCTACATAGCGTTCCAGGCAGTGCACACCCCTCTACAGTCCCCAAAGGAATACATCTATCGCTATCGCTCCATGGGCAACGTTGCCCGCCGCAAATATGCTGCCATGGTCACGTGCATGGATGAAGCTGTGAAGAACATCACCTGGGCCCTTAAGAAGTACGGCTACTATGACAACAGTATTATTGTTTTCTCGACAGACAACGGGGGGCAGACATTCTCTGGGGGAAGCAACTGGCCGTTGCGAGGCCGCAAAGGGACATACTGGGAGGGAGGCGTGCGTGGCATCGGGTTTGTCCACAGCCCACTGATCAAACGCAAGCGAAGAACCAGCAGGGCACTCATCCACATCACTGACTGGTACCCAACTTTAGTGACTTTGGCTGGGGGCAATGTGTCTGAAGCAGATGGCTTGGATGGCTACAATGTATGGCCAGCTATCAGTGAGGGCAAGGAGTCGCCACGGACCGAAATCCTGCACAACATTGATCCTCTTTATAATCATGCCAAATACGGCTCTCTAGAGAATGGCTTTGGCATCTGGAACACGGCAGTACAGGCCTCTTTGCGGGTAGGAGACTGGAAGCTTCTTACTGGAGATCCTGGCTACAGTGACTGGATCCCACCACAGACTCTGACCAACTTCCCAGGGAGTTGGTGGAACTTAGAGCGCCTGACGGACGGGATGCGGCAGTCTGTCTGGCTTTTCAACATCACGGCCGATCCGTACGAGCGCTATGACCTGTCAGAGCAGCATCCCAATGTGGTCAGGGCTCTGCTTGTTAGGCTGGTCAATTACAACCAGACTGCCATCCCGGTCAGATATCCTGCGGAAAACCCACGAGCTCACCCTGACTTCAATGGTGGCGCCTGGGGGCCTTGGGccacagaagaggaagaagggtgggaaggagggcatggaaagctgaaaaacaaaaagcGGAAAAAGAAGTGCAAGATCTGTAAGCTACGCTCCTTTTTCCGAAAGCTGAACACCAGACTGATGTCAAACCGCATCTGA